One segment of Primulina tabacum isolate GXHZ01 chromosome 6, ASM2559414v2, whole genome shotgun sequence DNA contains the following:
- the LOC142549412 gene encoding NF-X1-type zinc finger protein NFXL1 codes for MSFSDQTSGRENSYRRPRNNHFQNNRREWVLRGSAATTTTVSPLATVETSTQTDDGNGNGVGSVNRLVRPVLPNRNRNHFGPRGNGDRFINQHKEKEKDRGIDSGKEKAKVVKDMNIPQLLQEIQEKLLKGSVECMICYDMVRRSAAIWSCSSCYSIFHLNCIKKWARAPTSVDLLAEKNQGLNWRCPGCQSVQLVSSKDIRYVCFCGKRPDPPSDLYLTPHSCGEQCGKLLEKDGPDIGMSKEDLCPHVCVLQCHPGPCPPCKAFAPPRRCPCGKKVITTRCSDRKSVLTCGQTCGKLLDCGRHYCERVCHVGPCDPCQVLVNASCFCKKNIEIVHCGDMIVKGEVKVEDGVFSCGFTCEKTLNCGNHGCIETCHPGLCGECELLPDRIKACCCGKTGLKEDRESCLDPIPTCSQICGKILPCGLHNCQDTCHRGACPPCPVLVTQKCRCGSTSRTVECYKTVSGIDSYTCDKPCGLKKNCGRHRCSERCCPLSNSNSSPMVDWDPHLCSMPCEKKLRCGQHSCMSLCHSGHCPPCLETIFTDLSCACGRTSIPPPLPCGTPLPSCQYPCSVPQPCGHPSSHSCHFGDCPPCSVPVAKECVGGHVVLRNIPCGSKDIRCNKLCGKTRQCGLHACSRTCHPSPCDSSTGSTTGLRVSCGQTCGAPRRDCRHTCTALCHPSTACPDVRCEFSITITCSCGRITAAVPCDTGGSSSGYNVDTVFEASTIQKLTAPLQPAAGNGERIPLGQRKLMCDDECAKMERKKVLADAFDANSSNLTALHFGENAAVSEVLSDLLRRDSKWVLSVEERCKYLVLGRGRGGLNALKVHVFCIMSKEKRDAVRLIAERWKLSVNAAGWEPKRFVVVHVTPRSKAPARILGVKGSNLSNLIQPPVFDSLVDMDPRLVVALFDLPREADISALVLRFGGECELVWLNDKNALAVFGDPARAATAMRRLDQGSVYYGAIVVPQNGSATPITSSTNAWGSAAATKDGTVTVLKGNPWKKAVLQEPDWKESSWGAEEWSANIVDSKLPSSKGKEAPGMASSNRWSVLDSGSTSKSSNDSVKLEHMSKQPESPSATESKPEVICMNPSTLQEGVSDDQSGDVVDDWEKACE; via the coding sequence ATGAGCTTTTCTGATCAAACGAGCGGGAGGGAAAACAGTTATCGACGACCTAGAAACAATCATTTCCAGAATAACCGTCGTGAGTGGGTCCTGCGAGGTTCCGCAGCCACCACGACAACAGTAAGTCCATTAGCTACAGTTGAGACTTCAACCCAGACCGATGATGGAAACGGGAACGGTGTGGGTTCAGTCAATAGGTTGGTTCGACCTGTTCTCCCCAACCGGAATAGGAACCATTTCGGGCCAAGAGGAAACGGTGATCGGTTTATTAATCAACACAAAGAGAAGGAGAAGGATCGGGGGATAGATAGTGGCAAAGAGAAGGCTAAGGTGGTGAAGGACATGAACATTCCTCAACTCTTGCAGGAAATTCAGGAGAAGCTTTTGAAGGGATCTGTTGAATGCATGATTTGTTATGACATGGTTAGAAGGTCTGCCGCAATATGGTCCTGCTCCAGCTGCTACTCAATTTTTCACCTGAATTGTATTAAAAAATGGGCTAGAGCACCTACTTCTGTAGATTTACTGGCTGAAAAGAATCAGGGTTTGAATTGGCGTTGTCCTGGATGTCAATCTGTTCAGCTCGTGTCTTCTAAGGACATTCGATATGTCTGCTTTTGCGGGAAGCGACCAGACCCCCCTTCAGATTTATATTTGACCCCGCATTCTTGTGGCGAGCAATGTGGAAAATTATTGGAAAAAGATGGTCCTGATATTGGCATGAGTAAAGAGGATCTTTGTCCTCATGTTTGTGTTTTACAATGCCATCCTGGTCCTTGTCCCCCTTGCAAGGCCTTTGCTCCACCACGTAGGTGTCCTTGTGGGAAGAAAGTGATTACAACAAGATGCTCTGATCGGAAGTCTGTTCTCACCTGTGGACAAACATGTGGCAAGCTTCTTGATTGCGGGCGGCATTATTGTGAAAGGGTTTGTCATGTGGGTCCTTGTGATCCTTGCCAGGTTCTTGTTAATGCATCTTGTTTTTGCAAGAAAAACATTGAGATTGTTCACTGTGGAGATATGATTGTTAAGGGAGAAGTCAAGGTTGAAGATGGTGTGTTCTCTTGTGGTTTTACTTGTGAGAAGACACTTAATTGTGGCAATCATGGTTGCATCGAAACTTGCCATCCAGGATTATGTGGGGAATGTGAGTTGCTACCTGATAGAATAAAGGCATGCTGCTGTGGTAAGACAGGCTTAAAAGAGGATAGAGAGAGTTGTCTGGATCCTATCCCTACTTGTTCCCAGATTTGTGGAAAGATTCTCCCTTGTGGATTACATAACTGTCAGGATACATGCCATCGTGGGGCTTGTCCGCCATGTCCTGTACTTGTTACCCAAAAGTGTCGTTGTGGTTCAACTTCTCGGACTGTGGAGTGCTACAAGACTGTTTCAGGGATTGACAGTTATACATGCGATAAACCTTGTGGCCTGAAGAAAAACTGTGGAAGGCATCGGTGCAGCGAGCGGTGTTGTCCTCTTTCTAATTCTAACAGCTCTCCCATGGTTGATTGGGATCCTCATTTGTGCTCCATGCCATGTGAGAAGAAGCTAAGGTGTGGGCAGCATTCGTGCATGTCACTCTGTCACAGTGGTCATTGCCCTCCCTGCCTGGAGACTATTTTTACTGACTTGTCTTGTGCTTGCGGCAGAACTTCAATTCCACCTCCTCTCCCATGTGGTACGCCTCTCCCTTCATGTCAGTACCCTTGCTCAGTTCCTCAGCCCTGTGGTCATCCTTCTTCACATAGCTGCCATTTTGGGGATTGCCCACCTTGCTCAGTTCCTGTCGCAAAGGAGTGTGTTGGCGGGCATGTGGTTCTCCGGAACATTCCTTGTGGATCAAAGGATATTAGGTGCAACAAGTTATGTGGAAAGACCAGACAATGTGGCTTACATGCGTGCTCTAGGACTTGTCATCCATCGCCATGTGATTCTTCCACTGGATCAACTACTGGTTTGCGAGTATCTTGTGGGCAGACATGTGGTGCACCAAGGAGAGATTGCAGGCATACTTGTACTGCCCTTTGTCACCCTTCAACTGCATGTCCTGACGTGAGATGCGAGTTTTCTATTACAATTACTTGTTCTTGTGGCCGAATCACTGCAGCAGTTCCATGTGATACTGGGGGCAGCAGTTCTGGATACAATGTTGATACTGTTTTTGAAGCTTCTACAATCCAGAAGTTGACAGCTCCTCTCCAACCTGCAGCAGGCAATGGCGAGAGAATTCCACTTGGTCAGAGGAAGCTTATGTGTGATGATGAATGCGCAAAAATGGAGCGCAAAAAGGTTCTCGCTGATGCTTTTGATGCTAATTCTTCTAACTTGACTGCACTTCACTTTGGGGAGAACGCAGCAGTGTCTGAAGTGCTTTCAGACCTTCTCAGGCGTGACTCTAAATGGGTCTTATCTGTGGAAGAGAGGTGCAAATATCTTGTCCTTGGAAGGGGTAGAGGGGGGCTCAATGCACTTAAAGTTCATGTGTTCTGCATAATGTCAAAGGAGAAGAGAGATGCTGTGAGACTGATTGCAGAAAGGTGGAAGCTATCTGTGAATGCTGCTGGTTGGGAGCCAAAAAGATTTGTTGTCGTTCATGTAACGCCCAGGTCTAAAGCCCCAGCTCGCATACTCGGTGTTAAAGGTTCCAATCTTAGCAACCTAATTCAACCCCCGGTTTTTGACTCTCTGGTGGACATGGATCCCAGGCTTGTTGTTGCTTTATTTGATTTGCCCAGAGAAGCAGATATTAGTGCCCTGGTTCTAAGGTTCGGAGGGGAATGTGAATTAGTCTGGCTGAATGATAAGAATGCCTTGGCCGTATTTGGTGATCCTGCCCGAGCTGCGACTGCTATGAGGCGACTGGATCAGGGGTCTGTGTATTATGGTGCTATTGTTGTTCCTCAAAACGGCAGTGCTACTCCAATCACTTCCAGCACCAACGCATGGGGATCTGCCGCAGCAACCAAGGATGGTACCGTCACTGTGCTGAAAGGGAACCCATGGAAGAAGGCAGTACTGCAGGAACCTGACTGGAAGGAGAGTTCTTGGGGTGCTGAGGAGTGGTCTGCAAATATTGTTGATTCCAAGTTGCCTTCATCGAAAGGGAAAGAAGCTCCCGGCATGGCTTCTAGCAACAGATGGAGTGTTTTAGATTCGGGAAGCACCTCGAAATCATCTAATGATTCAGTTAAGCTTGAGCATATGTCAAAACAGCCAGAAAGTCCTTCAGCTACTGAATCTAAACCAGAGGTTATTTGCATGAACCCTTCAACACTGCAAGAAGGGGTGAGCGACGACCAATCTGGCGATGTGGTGGACGATTGGGAGAAAGCATGTGAATGA
- the LOC142550256 gene encoding uncharacterized protein LOC142550256 — protein MAPSQMEDGQHEVQDPLEEINLGELENPKVVYVSKLLEEQLKQDLISMLKEYKDCFAWSYDDMPELDRKLVEHRLPLKEGKTMEFSQLLNLKDSREFKWEESHQRAFDVIKRYLSNPPVLMPPRFLTPVEVKYSVIEKLCLTLYYACTKLRHYLIQSRVFVVAKTDLIKYMLNRPILSGRIGKWSLALAEFTSTYYSQKLIKGQAIVDFLADHPSLDGFIGEQAEFPVCGVGVQPWELKFDGSSTETAAGAGIVITSPRGVKTALSFNLGFPCTNNQAEYEALVIGLEILKDLGAKELLISGDSQLVLKQLSGEFKCTSLSLAPYYTAESQLLDDFEEVSLVHVPRQENWEADELAQVASGLKMSPELTHRLVLIQKKNHPSIQQRGIQVDMLNLDVNLAGDWRDDMKMVLESTGRDIPHGLKMRALNYVLVEGDLYRKGLDGLLLRCFPESLEVMKGCQPCQRHGNIQRIPADELYSVVKPWPFKGWAMDLIGKIYPSSSKGHSFILVATDFFTKWVEAVYLKKVEQGDVFNFVKENLIHRFGIPKSLTTDQGTMFTCSYMREFARRLWN, from the exons ATGGCGCCATCTCAAATGGAAGATGGCCAACACGAAGTTCAAGACCCATTGGAAGAGATTAACTTGGGAGAGCTTGAGAATCCAAAAGTAGTATATGTGAGTAAGCTACTGGAAGAGCAGTTGAAGCAAGACTTGATCAGCATGTTGAAGGAATACAAAGATTGTTTTGCATGGAGTTATGATGACATGCCAGAGTTGGACCGAAAATTGGTCGAACACCGACTTCCACTCAAGGAAG GGAAGACAATGGAGTTTTCACAGCTGTTGAATCTCAAAGACAGCAGGGAGTTCAAATGGGAAGAGTCGCATCAGAGAGCTTTTGATGTCATCAAGAGATATTTATCTAACCCACCAGTTCTTATGCCTCCCAG ATTCCTTACTCCAGTGGAAGTGAAATACTCTGTGATTGAAAAGCTATGCTTAACACTGTATTATGCATGTACTAAGTTAAGACATTATTTGATTCAATCAAGAGTGTTTGTGGTGGCTAAAACCGATTTGATTAAATACATGCTTAATAGACCCATTCTCTCGGGGCGGATTGGTAAATGGTCTTTGGCATTGGCCGAGTTTACATCGACCTATTACTCCCAAAAGTTAATAAAAGGCCAAGCTATCGTCGATTTTTTAGCTGATCATCCTTCACTTGATGGGTTTATTGGAGAACAGGCTGAATTTCCAGTTTGTGGAGTGGGAGTTCAACCCTGGGAGTTGAAGTTTGATGGATCAAGTACAGAAACAGCAGCTGGAGCTGGTATTGTGATCACCTCCCCAAGAGGTGTGAAAACCGCTCTATCTTTTAATTTGGGTTTTCCATGTACTAACAATCAGGCGGAATACGAAGCATTGGTCATTGGATTGGAAATTCTGAAAGATTTAGGGGCGAAAGAATTGTTAATATCAGGGGATTCTCAGCTGGTACTCAAACAGCTGTCAGGGGAGTTCAAATGCACAAGTTTGTCCTTGGCTCCATACTATACTGCGGAATCCCAACTCCTAGATGATTTTGAAGAAGTGTCATTAGTACACGTCCCAAGACAAGAAAATTGGGAGGCAGACGAGTTGGCACAGGTTGCTTCGGGATTGAAGATGTCTCCAGAACTCACACACAGGCTAGtgttgattcagaagaaaaaccATCCTTCAATTCAGCAAAGAGGGATTCAGGTAGACATGCTCAACTTGGATGTAAACTTAGCTGGTGACTGGAGGGATGACATGAAAATGGTGCTAGAATCAACCGGGAGAGATATTCCACATGGTTTAAAAATGAGAGCTCTTAATTACGTTTTAGTAGAGGGAGATTTGTACAGGAAAGGGTTAGATGGTCTGCTCCTCAGATGCTTCCCAGAGTCTTTGGAGGTCATGAA GGGATGCCAGCCATGTCAGAGACACGGGAACATCCAAAGAATTCCGGCGGATGAGCTTTACAGCGTTGTCAAACCATGGCCATTCAAAGGCTGGGCCATGGACTTAATAGGGAAAATCTACCCCTCATCATCTAAAGGCCACTCGTTCATCCTTGTGGCTACAGATTTTTTCACCAAATGGGTAGAAGCAGTGTATTTGAAGAAAGTGGAGCAAGGGGATGTCTTTAACTTTGTGAAAGAGAATCTTATtcatagatttggaattccaAAGTCATTGACCACGGATCAGGGAACTATGTTCACATGCTCATATATGAGGGAGTTTGCACGAAGACTATGGAATTAA
- the LOC142550255 gene encoding uncharacterized protein LOC142550255: MMEENLRDWPRLLSKTLWAYRTSKRTATGVSHFSLTFGHDAVLPLEIMVPSMRVAKQNELSLEHYNEAMIMELEELDELRIQAYNALLLQKQKVSRIYNKRVNRKSFHEGELVWKTILPLGTKDRELGKWSPNWEGPFKVHKVLDGNAYWLSSLDGHPHKRCINDKYLKPYFPNMREGVGKSCE; encoded by the coding sequence ATGATGGAAGAGAATCTCAGGGATTGGCCAAGGCTATTATCAAAAACTTTGTGGGCATACAGAACATCCAAGAGGACTGCCACTGGAGTGAGCCATTTTTCCCTTACCTTTGGCCATGATGCAGTGCTCCCATTGGAGATTATGGTACCATCAATGCGAGTGGCAAAGCAAAACGAACTTTCCCTTGAGCATTATAATGAAGCAATGATCATGGAGTTAGAAGAACTGGATGAGCTGAGAATCCAAGCGTACAATGCTTTGCTGTTACAAAAACAGAAAGTGTCGAGAATCTACAACAAAAGAGTTAACAGAAAAAGTTTCCATGAAGGAGAATTAGTATGGAAGACCATACTACCACTAGGAACAAAGGATAGGGAGCTGGGCAAATGGTCTCCCAACTGGGAGGGACCATTCAAGGTACATAAGGTGTTAGACGGAAATGCATATTGGCTATCAAGCTTAGATGGCCATCCACACAAAAGATGCATAAACGACAAGTATCTCAAGCCATATTTTCCAAATATGAGGGAAGGAGTAGGAAAATCTTGCGAGTGA